A region of Streptomyces deccanensis DNA encodes the following proteins:
- the ligA gene encoding NAD-dependent DNA ligase LigA, whose protein sequence is MAGDKDAQPTSVPAEAAVPAEAREKHARLAEQIEEHRFRYYVKDDPIVSDAEFDELLRTLEALEDEYSELRTPDSPTQKVAVEYETDLAEVEHRERMLSLDNVFDDEGLAAWAERVAKDVGTSDYHLLCELKIDGLAVNLTYEDGRLTRAATRGTGRTGEDITPNVMTIAEIPHRLKGDRVPRLVEIRGEVYFPMEAFQGLNERRVAAGEKPYANPRNSASGSLRQKDPKVTATLPLHMVVHGIGALEGFDGGFTRLSEAYDLLKSWGLPTAEHNRVVDDLDGVREFIAYYGEHRHSVAHEIDGAVVKLDEIRLQGRLGSTARAPRWAIAYKYAPEEVNTKLIDIKVGVGRTGRVTPYAQVEPVTVAGSEVEFATLHNQEVVKAKNVLIGDTVVIRKAGDVIPEILGPVVALRDETKTRAFEMPTECPECGEPLAPAKEGDIDVRCLNSRSCPAQLRERLFYLAGRKCLDIEHFGYVAAAALTKPLEPSEPPLLDEGDLFDLTIEQLLPIKAYVLDQDSGLPKRDPETGEEKHAMVFANKEGGPKKNAVAMLENIQAAKNRPLARILTGLSIRHVGPVAAEALAREFRSIDAIREASEEQLAATDGVGSIIAASLKEWFAVEWHQEILRKWKAAGVRLEDERSGEDEGPRPLEGLTVVVTGTLEHHTRDGAKEALQSRGAKVTGSVSKKTSFVVVGENPGSKFDKAMQLKVPVLNEDGFAVLLEQGPDAAAEVALPIEE, encoded by the coding sequence GTGGCCGGCGACAAGGACGCACAGCCCACATCGGTACCCGCCGAGGCAGCGGTGCCCGCCGAGGCCCGCGAGAAGCACGCGCGGCTCGCCGAACAGATCGAGGAGCACCGCTTCCGGTACTACGTCAAGGACGACCCGATCGTCAGCGACGCGGAGTTCGACGAACTCCTGCGCACGCTGGAGGCGTTGGAGGACGAGTACAGCGAGCTGCGCACCCCGGACTCGCCGACGCAGAAGGTGGCCGTCGAGTACGAGACCGACCTCGCCGAGGTCGAGCACCGCGAGCGCATGCTCTCCCTGGACAACGTCTTCGACGACGAGGGTCTCGCCGCCTGGGCCGAGCGCGTCGCCAAGGACGTCGGCACCTCCGACTACCACCTGCTGTGCGAGCTCAAGATCGACGGCCTCGCGGTCAACCTGACGTACGAGGACGGCAGGCTCACCCGGGCCGCCACCCGCGGCACCGGGCGGACCGGCGAGGACATCACACCCAACGTCATGACGATCGCCGAGATCCCGCACCGGCTGAAGGGCGACCGCGTCCCCCGGCTCGTCGAGATCCGGGGCGAGGTCTACTTCCCGATGGAGGCCTTCCAGGGCCTCAACGAACGCCGGGTGGCGGCCGGCGAGAAGCCGTACGCCAACCCCCGCAACTCCGCCTCGGGTTCACTGCGCCAGAAGGACCCCAAGGTCACCGCCACCCTGCCGCTGCACATGGTCGTCCACGGCATCGGCGCCCTGGAGGGCTTCGACGGCGGCTTCACCCGCCTCTCCGAGGCCTACGACCTCCTCAAGTCGTGGGGCCTGCCCACCGCCGAGCACAACAGGGTGGTCGACGACCTCGACGGCGTACGGGAGTTCATCGCCTACTACGGCGAGCACCGCCACTCCGTGGCGCACGAGATCGACGGCGCCGTCGTCAAGCTCGACGAGATCCGGCTGCAGGGCCGCCTCGGGTCGACGGCCCGCGCACCCCGCTGGGCGATCGCCTACAAGTACGCGCCGGAAGAGGTCAACACCAAGCTCATCGACATCAAGGTGGGCGTCGGCCGCACCGGTCGGGTCACCCCGTACGCCCAGGTCGAGCCGGTCACGGTGGCGGGCTCCGAGGTCGAGTTCGCGACCCTGCACAACCAGGAGGTCGTCAAGGCCAAGAACGTCCTCATCGGCGACACGGTCGTCATCCGCAAGGCCGGTGACGTCATCCCCGAGATCCTCGGCCCGGTCGTGGCACTGCGCGACGAGACGAAGACGCGCGCGTTCGAGATGCCGACCGAGTGCCCGGAGTGCGGCGAGCCCCTGGCGCCGGCCAAGGAGGGCGACATCGACGTGCGGTGCCTCAACTCCCGTAGCTGCCCGGCCCAGTTGCGTGAGCGTCTCTTCTACCTCGCCGGCCGCAAGTGCCTCGACATCGAGCACTTCGGCTACGTCGCGGCCGCCGCGCTCACCAAGCCGCTGGAGCCGTCCGAGCCGCCGCTCCTCGACGAGGGCGACCTGTTCGACCTCACCATCGAGCAGTTGCTGCCCATCAAGGCGTACGTCCTCGACCAGGACAGCGGCCTGCCCAAGCGGGACCCGGAGACCGGCGAGGAGAAGCACGCCATGGTCTTCGCCAACAAGGAGGGCGGGCCCAAGAAGAACGCGGTCGCGATGCTGGAGAACATCCAGGCGGCCAAGAACCGGCCGCTCGCCCGCATCCTCACCGGTCTGTCGATCCGGCACGTCGGCCCGGTGGCCGCCGAGGCGCTCGCGCGCGAGTTCCGCTCCATCGACGCCATCAGGGAGGCGAGCGAGGAACAGCTCGCCGCCACCGACGGTGTCGGATCGATCATCGCCGCTTCCCTGAAGGAGTGGTTCGCGGTGGAGTGGCACCAGGAGATCCTCCGCAAGTGGAAGGCGGCCGGCGTCCGCCTGGAGGACGAGCGCTCCGGCGAGGACGAGGGCCCCAGGCCCCTCGAAGGGCTGACGGTCGTGGTGACCGGAACACTCGAACACCACACACGGGACGGGGCCAAGGAGGCGCTGCAGAGCCGGGGCGCCAAGGTCACCGGGTCGGTGTCCAAGAAGACCTCCTTCGTCGTGGTCGGCGAGAACCCGGGCTCCAAGTTCGACAAGGCGATGCAGCTCAAGGTGCCCGTCCTGAACGAGGACGGCTTCGCCGTCCTGCTCGAACAGGGGCCGGACGCGGCCGCGGAAGTCGCGCTCCCGATCGAGGAGTAG
- a CDS encoding putative bifunctional diguanylate cyclase/phosphodiesterase — MEPTESVAPDSRLRLRRVSGAWRRGRSLLMGGRPFEGHREPRNGESGSREPGGRMPGGRERDPGRTAAATAAESRAGAAWPPGRAGASARGPLVPGPAQLTSGTGAGTGGAPSLTGALGESRGHELPDHDADRHLSWPALPAVIVGLAGAILGAGFYRAFVGQHALFPAGAVGWSLALLTGIIVGHLVAMGRARWWGGTGSGAALTLAVLLLYGWVAAGMVSLTVVVLVGVARRGRWRQGVLHGAVDILGIGAAALVLRVFGRVPSVERPWDPDSWNLYSAPQVALVAIAYLVVSRVLLWHLAAPRGGLPTVARTALVRQGLVAVALLGIAPLICVVALAQPLLLPLFAIPLIALDSTLWIARARAEEQLRDPLTGLPNRQWLLERTWTALDDAERIGARSALMLIDLDRFRSVNDTLGHLAGDRLLLQIADRLRVALPRGAEAARLGGDEFAVLLPVADSTTSASRVARNLVAALGSPLDLDGLTLVLEASAGLAVFPDHALDAEGLLRRADVAMYQAKRDRTGVEVYESKRDSNTPDRLGLLGDLRRALDAHEVKLHYQPKVRFDGQVAGLEALVRWVHPERGKVPPDEFIAIAESSGLMPHLTEYVLETALGQVARWRAQGLHVPVAVNVSPRDVHTPGFAGAVAARLARHGVPAGALQLEITEHVLLEDPQRAADTLAGLTGHGVKMSLDDFGTGYSSLVHLRRLPVSELKIDRSFVARLAIDNEDAEIVRCTVDLAHSLGLLVVAEGVEDDETWERLRDLGCDAVQGWLVAAAMPPEEATAWLRARGSRGWQRPTAALPAATAEE, encoded by the coding sequence ATGGAACCGACCGAGAGCGTCGCCCCGGACTCGCGGCTGCGCCTGCGCCGGGTGTCCGGGGCCTGGCGACGGGGACGCTCCCTGCTCATGGGAGGACGCCCGTTCGAGGGACACCGGGAGCCGCGGAACGGGGAGTCCGGAAGTCGGGAGCCGGGAGGCCGGATGCCGGGAGGCCGGGAGCGTGACCCCGGCCGGACGGCGGCGGCGACGGCGGCGGAGTCCAGGGCAGGGGCCGCCTGGCCGCCGGGCCGTGCGGGCGCGAGCGCACGCGGCCCCCTCGTACCGGGCCCGGCGCAGCTCACCTCCGGCACCGGGGCCGGCACGGGCGGGGCGCCCTCCCTCACCGGCGCGCTCGGTGAGAGCCGCGGCCACGAACTGCCGGACCACGACGCCGATCGGCACCTGTCCTGGCCCGCTCTGCCCGCCGTGATCGTGGGGCTCGCCGGCGCCATCCTGGGCGCCGGGTTCTACCGGGCGTTCGTCGGACAGCACGCCCTCTTCCCGGCCGGGGCGGTCGGCTGGTCCCTCGCCCTGCTCACCGGCATCATCGTCGGCCACCTCGTCGCCATGGGCCGCGCCCGCTGGTGGGGCGGCACCGGCTCCGGCGCCGCCCTCACCCTCGCCGTCCTGCTGCTCTACGGCTGGGTGGCGGCCGGGATGGTCAGCCTCACGGTCGTCGTCCTCGTCGGCGTCGCCCGCCGGGGGCGCTGGCGGCAGGGCGTGCTGCACGGCGCGGTCGACATCCTCGGCATCGGCGCCGCCGCGCTCGTCCTCCGGGTCTTCGGCCGTGTCCCCTCGGTGGAGCGGCCCTGGGACCCGGACAGCTGGAACCTCTACTCGGCGCCCCAGGTCGCCCTGGTCGCCATCGCCTACCTCGTCGTCAGCCGCGTCCTGCTCTGGCATCTGGCCGCACCGCGCGGCGGCCTGCCGACCGTCGCGCGCACGGCCCTGGTCAGACAGGGCCTCGTCGCCGTCGCGCTGCTCGGTATCGCCCCGCTGATCTGCGTCGTCGCCCTGGCCCAGCCGCTGCTGCTGCCGCTCTTCGCCATCCCCCTCATCGCGCTCGACTCCACCCTGTGGATCGCCCGCGCCCGGGCCGAGGAGCAGCTGCGCGACCCGCTCACCGGGCTGCCGAACCGCCAGTGGCTGCTGGAGCGCACCTGGACCGCCCTGGACGACGCCGAACGCATCGGGGCGAGGTCGGCGCTGATGCTGATCGACCTCGACCGCTTCCGTTCCGTCAACGACACGCTCGGGCACCTCGCGGGGGACCGGCTGCTGCTGCAGATAGCCGACCGGCTGCGGGTCGCCCTGCCCCGCGGAGCGGAGGCCGCGCGGCTCGGCGGCGACGAGTTCGCCGTCCTGCTGCCCGTCGCCGACTCCACCACGTCCGCGTCGCGCGTCGCCCGCAACCTCGTCGCCGCGCTCGGCTCACCGCTCGACCTCGACGGGCTCACCCTCGTCCTGGAGGCCAGCGCCGGGCTCGCCGTCTTCCCCGACCACGCGCTCGACGCGGAGGGGCTGCTGCGGCGGGCGGACGTGGCGATGTACCAGGCCAAGCGCGACCGTACGGGCGTCGAGGTCTACGAGTCCAAGCGGGACTCCAACACCCCGGACCGGCTCGGTCTGCTCGGTGACCTGCGGCGCGCGCTGGACGCGCACGAGGTCAAACTGCACTACCAGCCGAAGGTCCGCTTCGACGGGCAGGTCGCCGGTCTCGAGGCGCTGGTGCGGTGGGTGCACCCCGAGCGGGGGAAGGTACCGCCGGACGAGTTCATAGCGATCGCCGAGTCGTCCGGGCTGATGCCGCACCTGACGGAGTACGTCCTGGAGACGGCGCTCGGGCAGGTGGCGCGATGGCGGGCACAGGGGCTGCACGTGCCGGTCGCGGTGAACGTGTCCCCGCGCGACGTCCACACGCCCGGGTTCGCGGGGGCGGTGGCCGCGCGGCTGGCCCGGCACGGGGTGCCGGCGGGCGCGTTGCAGCTGGAGATAACGGAACACGTGCTCCTGGAGGACCCGCAGCGTGCCGCTGACACGCTCGCCGGGCTGACCGGGCACGGGGTGAAGATGTCGCTCGACGACTTCGGGACGGGGTACTCGTCACTGGTCCATCTGCGACGGCTGCCGGTCAGCGAGCTGAAGATCGACCGGTCCTTCGTGGCGCGGCTGGCGATCGACAACGAGGACGCGGAGATCGTGCGCTGCACGGTCGACCTCGCGCACTCGCTGGGGCTGCTCGTCGTGGCGGAGGGCGTCGAGGACGACGAGACGTGGGAGCGGTTGCGGGACCTGGGGTGCGACGCGGTGCAGGGGTGGCTCGTCGCCGCGGCGATGCCTCCCGAGGAGGCGACTGCCTGGCTGCGGGCGCGGGGGTCTCGGGGGTGGCAGCGCCCGACGGCGGCGCTGCCGGCGGCTACGGCCGAGGAGTAG
- the gatC gene encoding Asp-tRNA(Asn)/Glu-tRNA(Gln) amidotransferase subunit GatC has protein sequence MPGITREEVAHLARLARLELKPEELEHFAGQLDDIIGAVARVSEVADQDVPPTSHPLPLTNVMRADEVRPSLTPEQALSAAPAQEQQRFKVPQILGED, from the coding sequence ATGCCTGGCATCACGCGCGAGGAGGTCGCCCACCTCGCCCGGCTGGCGCGTCTGGAGCTGAAGCCCGAAGAACTCGAACACTTCGCGGGCCAGCTGGACGACATCATCGGCGCGGTCGCCCGCGTCAGCGAGGTCGCCGACCAAGATGTACCGCCGACCTCGCACCCGCTGCCGCTGACGAACGTCATGCGCGCGGACGAGGTCCGTCCGTCGCTCACCCCCGAGCAGGCGCTTTCCGCCGCCCCGGCCCAGGAGCAGCAGCGTTTCAAGGTGCCGCAGATCCTGGGGGAGGACTGA
- the gatA gene encoding Asp-tRNA(Asn)/Glu-tRNA(Gln) amidotransferase subunit GatA, producing MTDSIIKLTAAEIAAKIASGELTAVQVTEAHLARIEAVDEKVHAFLHVDREGALAQARAVDEKKARGEKLGPLAGVPLALKDIFTTVGIPTTVGSKILEGWIPPYDATLTKRLKDADVVILGKTNMDEFAMGSSTENSAYGPTGNPWDLTRIPGGSGGGSSASLASYQAPLAIGTDTGGSIRQPAAVTGTVGVKPTYGAVSRYGMVAFSSSLDQGGPCARTVLDAALLHEVIAGHDPLDSTSIDAPVPPVVEAARNGSVAGMRVGVVKQFRGEGYQAGVVQRFDESVELLKELGAEIVELDCPSFDLALAAYYLIAPSECSSNLARFDGLRYGLRTGDDGTNSAEAVTSLTREAGFGPEVKRRIMLGTYALSSGYYDAYYGSAQKVRTLITRDFEKSFEKVDVIVSPTTPTTAFPIGERADDPMAMYLADLCTIPTNLAGNAAMSLPCGLAPEDGLPVGLQIIAPALKDDRLYKVGAAVEAAFVEKWGHPLLEEAPSL from the coding sequence ATGACCGACAGCATCATCAAGCTCACCGCGGCGGAGATCGCCGCGAAGATCGCCTCCGGCGAACTCACCGCAGTGCAGGTCACCGAGGCCCACCTCGCCCGGATCGAGGCCGTCGACGAGAAGGTGCACGCCTTCCTGCACGTCGACCGCGAGGGCGCCCTCGCTCAGGCCCGCGCCGTCGACGAGAAGAAGGCCCGGGGCGAGAAGCTCGGCCCGCTCGCCGGTGTCCCGCTCGCGCTCAAGGACATCTTCACCACGGTCGGCATTCCCACCACCGTCGGGTCGAAGATCCTGGAGGGCTGGATCCCGCCGTACGACGCCACGCTCACCAAGCGGCTCAAGGACGCGGACGTCGTCATCCTCGGCAAGACCAACATGGACGAGTTCGCCATGGGGTCCTCCACCGAGAACAGCGCCTACGGGCCCACCGGCAACCCGTGGGACCTCACCCGCATCCCGGGCGGCTCCGGCGGCGGTTCCTCCGCCTCGCTCGCCTCCTACCAGGCGCCCCTCGCCATCGGCACCGACACCGGCGGCTCGATCCGTCAGCCGGCCGCCGTCACCGGCACGGTCGGCGTCAAGCCGACGTACGGCGCGGTCTCCCGCTACGGCATGGTCGCGTTCTCCTCCTCCCTCGACCAGGGCGGGCCCTGCGCCCGTACGGTCCTGGACGCGGCGCTGCTGCACGAGGTGATCGCCGGGCACGACCCGCTCGACTCCACCTCCATCGACGCCCCGGTCCCGCCGGTCGTCGAGGCCGCCCGCAACGGCAGCGTCGCCGGGATGCGCGTCGGTGTCGTCAAGCAGTTCCGCGGCGAGGGCTACCAGGCCGGTGTGGTCCAGCGGTTCGACGAGTCGGTCGAGCTGCTGAAGGAGCTGGGCGCCGAGATCGTCGAGCTGGACTGCCCGTCGTTCGACCTGGCGCTGGCCGCGTACTACCTGATCGCGCCGAGCGAGTGTTCGAGCAACCTCGCCCGCTTCGACGGCCTGCGCTACGGCCTGCGGACCGGCGACGACGGCACGAACTCGGCCGAGGCCGTCACCTCCCTCACCCGTGAGGCGGGCTTCGGCCCCGAGGTGAAGCGCCGCATCATGCTCGGCACGTACGCGCTCAGCTCCGGCTACTACGACGCGTACTACGGCAGCGCCCAGAAGGTCCGTACGCTCATCACGCGGGACTTCGAGAAGTCGTTCGAGAAGGTCGACGTCATCGTCTCGCCGACCACGCCCACCACCGCCTTCCCGATCGGCGAGCGCGCCGACGACCCGATGGCGATGTACCTGGCGGACCTCTGCACCATCCCGACCAACCTCGCGGGCAACGCCGCGATGTCCCTGCCCTGCGGCCTCGCGCCGGAGGACGGGCTGCCGGTCGGACTGCAGATCATCGCCCCGGCGCTCAAGGACGACCGTCTTTACAAGGTCGGCGCCGCCGTCGAGGCCGCCTTCGTGGAAAAGTGGGGACACCCGCTTCTCGAGGAGGCTCCGTCGCTGTGA
- the gatB gene encoding Asp-tRNA(Asn)/Glu-tRNA(Gln) amidotransferase subunit GatB: MTTTTDLVSYEDALASYDPVMGLEVHVELGTKTKMFCGCSTELGQDANTQTCPTCLGLPGALPVVNAIGVESAIKIGLALNCEIAEWCRFARKNYFYPDMPKNFQTSQYDEPIAFNGYLDVQLEDGETFRVEIERAHMEEDTGKSTHVGGATGRIHGASHSLLDYNRAGIPLIEIVTKPIEGAGERAPEVAKAYVRELREVIKALGVSEARMEMGQMRCDVNLSLRPHGTEKFGTRSETKNVNSLRSVERAARFEIQRHAAVLSGGGTIIQETRHFHEDTGSTTSGRVKEEAEDYRYFPEPDLVPVAPSREWVEELRAALPELPLVRRNRLLAEWGISGTEMQAILNAGALDLIVATIEAGADAASARKWWMGELARSANESGKALDELAITPEQVARVTELVSKGDLNDKLARQVIEGVLAGEGTPDEVVDKRGLKVVSDEGALTTAVEEAIAGNPAIADKIRGGKVAAAGALVGAVMKATRGQADAARVKELILEKLGVGEG; encoded by the coding sequence GTGACCACCACGACCGACCTGGTGTCGTACGAGGACGCGCTGGCGTCGTACGACCCCGTCATGGGCCTCGAGGTCCACGTCGAACTCGGCACCAAGACCAAGATGTTCTGCGGCTGTTCGACCGAACTCGGTCAGGACGCCAACACGCAGACCTGCCCCACCTGCCTCGGCCTGCCCGGCGCGCTCCCGGTCGTCAACGCGATCGGCGTCGAGTCGGCGATCAAGATCGGTCTCGCGCTGAACTGCGAGATCGCCGAGTGGTGCCGCTTCGCCCGGAAGAACTACTTCTATCCGGACATGCCGAAGAACTTCCAGACCTCCCAGTACGACGAGCCGATCGCCTTCAACGGCTACCTCGACGTCCAGCTGGAGGACGGCGAGACCTTCCGCGTGGAGATCGAGCGCGCCCACATGGAGGAGGACACCGGCAAGTCGACGCACGTCGGTGGCGCGACGGGCCGTATCCACGGCGCCTCGCACTCGCTGCTCGACTACAACCGCGCGGGCATCCCGCTCATCGAGATCGTCACCAAGCCGATCGAGGGCGCGGGCGAGCGGGCTCCCGAGGTCGCCAAGGCGTACGTCCGTGAGCTGCGCGAGGTCATCAAGGCGCTCGGTGTCTCCGAGGCCCGGATGGAGATGGGCCAGATGCGCTGCGACGTGAACCTGTCGCTGCGCCCGCACGGCACCGAGAAGTTCGGTACGCGTTCGGAGACGAAGAACGTCAACTCGCTGCGGTCCGTCGAGCGGGCCGCCCGCTTCGAGATCCAGCGGCACGCGGCCGTGCTGAGCGGCGGCGGGACGATCATCCAGGAGACCCGGCACTTCCACGAGGACACGGGGTCCACGACCTCGGGCCGTGTGAAGGAGGAGGCCGAGGACTACCGGTACTTCCCCGAGCCGGACCTCGTGCCGGTGGCCCCCTCGCGCGAGTGGGTCGAGGAGCTGCGGGCCGCGCTGCCCGAGCTGCCGCTGGTCCGCCGCAACCGGCTCCTCGCGGAGTGGGGCATCTCCGGCACCGAGATGCAGGCGATCCTCAACGCCGGGGCGCTGGACCTCATCGTCGCCACCATCGAGGCCGGGGCGGACGCCGCCTCCGCCCGCAAGTGGTGGATGGGCGAGCTGGCCCGCAGCGCCAACGAGTCGGGCAAGGCGCTGGACGAGCTGGCCATCACGCCGGAGCAGGTCGCGCGGGTCACCGAGCTGGTCTCGAAGGGCGACCTGAACGACAAGCTCGCCCGTCAGGTCATCGAGGGCGTCCTCGCGGGCGAAGGCACCCCGGACGAGGTCGTCGACAAGCGCGGTCTGAAGGTCGTCTCCGACGAGGGCGCCCTGACCACGGCGGTCGAGGAGGCCATCGCGGGCAACCCGGCCATCGCGGACAAGATCCGCGGCGGCAAGGTGGCCGCGGCCGGTGCCCTGGTCGGCGCGGTCATGAAGGCCACCCGCGGCCAGGCGGACGCGGCCCGCGTCAAGGAGCTGATCCTGGAGAAGCTGGGCGTCGGCGAGGGCTGA
- a CDS encoding MMPL family transporter, whose product MAALARWCVRHRLVAVLLWLLAFAGTAAGAAVAGAAYSNDYKTPGTESSRATDLLNAGFPGVSGDSATVVWHTSDGTAGDGTAGVRAAAVEQTMTKTLDEIADLPGVAAVTDPYDGADGGRISEDGRTAYATVTFDKPAEDVDKAQAEAVVDTAKAAEGDGLQVELGGTSIGLTETSGGHLAEIVGVLVAAVVLFLAFGSLAASLLPIATALVSVGTAYAGITLLGHAMTVADFAPMLGTLIGLGVGIDYALFIVTRHRRGLKRGLSVEEAARSAVATTGRAVVFAGATVCIALLGMLILRLGFLNGVAIAASLTVVLTVAASVTLLPALLSFIGMRALSRRERRRLAEHGPEPELPTGFAARWSAFVERHPKKLGALALVVMTLLALPTLGLRLGTSDQGNDPRTTTTRQAYDLLAEGFGPGMNGPLTLVTEVDGAADKLALDNLDSTLRATEGVSAVTPVTYNTGGDTAYLTVVPDSSPQSARTSELVERLRDEVLPRAETGTSLDLHVGGVTAGYDDFADVIVGKLPLFVGVVIGLGCLLLLLAFRSVGIPLKAAAMNVAAVAAAFGVVVAIFQWGWGSELLGLGRAGPIEPFLPVIMVSVLFGLSMDYQVFLVSRMYEEWLETGDNRRAVRVGLAETSRVINSAAVIMISVFLAFVLSGDRVIAMFGIALAAAVALDAFVLRTLLVPALMHMLGGANWWLPRWLDRRMPRISIEPPETRAAHERLADVVVDDLEKERPKDVRDIPG is encoded by the coding sequence GTGGCAGCCCTCGCGCGCTGGTGTGTCCGGCACCGTCTTGTCGCCGTCCTTCTGTGGCTTCTCGCCTTCGCCGGCACGGCCGCCGGCGCCGCCGTCGCGGGAGCCGCGTACTCGAACGACTACAAGACCCCCGGAACCGAGTCCAGCCGCGCCACCGACCTGCTGAACGCGGGCTTCCCGGGCGTCAGCGGCGACAGCGCCACCGTCGTCTGGCACACGAGCGACGGGACGGCCGGCGACGGGACCGCGGGTGTGCGGGCCGCCGCCGTCGAGCAGACCATGACGAAGACGCTCGACGAGATCGCCGACCTGCCGGGCGTCGCCGCCGTGACCGACCCCTACGACGGCGCCGACGGCGGCCGGATCAGCGAGGACGGCCGTACGGCGTACGCCACCGTCACCTTCGACAAGCCCGCCGAGGACGTGGACAAGGCGCAGGCCGAGGCCGTCGTCGACACGGCGAAGGCCGCCGAGGGCGACGGGCTCCAGGTGGAGCTGGGCGGCACCTCGATCGGCCTCACCGAGACCTCCGGCGGGCACCTCGCGGAGATCGTCGGCGTGCTCGTCGCCGCCGTCGTCCTCTTCCTCGCCTTCGGCTCGCTCGCCGCCTCGCTGCTGCCGATCGCCACCGCGCTCGTCAGCGTGGGCACAGCCTACGCGGGGATCACCCTGCTCGGGCACGCCATGACGGTCGCCGACTTCGCGCCCATGCTGGGCACCCTCATCGGCCTCGGCGTCGGCATCGACTACGCGCTGTTCATCGTGACCCGGCACCGCCGGGGGCTGAAACGGGGCCTGTCCGTGGAGGAGGCCGCGCGGAGCGCCGTCGCGACCACCGGACGGGCCGTGGTCTTCGCCGGCGCCACGGTCTGCATAGCCCTGCTGGGCATGCTGATCCTGCGGCTCGGCTTCCTCAACGGCGTCGCGATCGCCGCCTCCCTCACCGTGGTCCTCACCGTCGCCGCGTCCGTGACGCTGCTGCCGGCCCTGCTGTCGTTCATCGGCATGCGGGCGCTGAGCCGCCGCGAGCGCCGCCGCCTCGCCGAACACGGCCCCGAGCCCGAGTTGCCCACCGGCTTCGCCGCCCGCTGGTCCGCCTTCGTCGAGCGGCACCCGAAGAAGCTCGGCGCGCTCGCCCTCGTCGTCATGACCCTGCTCGCCCTGCCCACCCTCGGACTGCGCCTCGGCACCTCCGACCAGGGCAACGACCCGAGGACGACCACCACCCGCCAGGCCTACGACCTCCTCGCCGAGGGCTTCGGGCCCGGGATGAACGGCCCCCTCACCCTGGTCACCGAGGTCGACGGCGCCGCCGACAAGCTCGCCCTCGACAACCTCGACAGCACGCTCCGGGCCACCGAGGGCGTCTCGGCGGTGACCCCGGTGACGTACAACACCGGCGGCGACACCGCGTACCTCACCGTCGTCCCCGACTCCTCCCCGCAGTCCGCGCGGACCAGCGAGCTGGTCGAACGGCTGCGCGACGAGGTACTGCCGCGTGCCGAGACCGGCACCTCGCTGGATCTGCACGTCGGCGGGGTGACCGCCGGATACGACGACTTCGCGGACGTCATCGTGGGCAAGCTCCCGCTGTTCGTCGGCGTCGTCATCGGCCTCGGCTGTCTGCTGCTCCTGCTCGCCTTCCGGTCCGTCGGGATACCGCTCAAGGCCGCCGCGATGAACGTCGCCGCCGTCGCCGCCGCGTTCGGCGTGGTCGTCGCGATCTTCCAGTGGGGCTGGGGGAGCGAGCTGCTGGGCCTCGGCCGGGCCGGGCCGATCGAACCCTTCCTCCCCGTGATCATGGTCTCGGTCCTCTTCGGGCTCTCCATGGACTACCAGGTCTTCCTGGTCAGCCGGATGTACGAGGAGTGGCTGGAGACCGGCGACAACCGGCGCGCGGTCCGCGTCGGCCTCGCCGAGACCAGCCGGGTGATCAACTCCGCGGCCGTCATCATGATCTCCGTCTTCCTCGCCTTCGTGCTCAGCGGCGACCGCGTCATCGCCATGTTCGGCATCGCGCTCGCCGCCGCCGTCGCCCTGGACGCCTTCGTCCTGCGCACGCTCCTCGTCCCCGCCCTCATGCACATGCTCGGCGGCGCCAACTGGTGGCTCCCCCGCTGGCTGGACCGGCGCATGCCCCGCATCAGCATCGAACCGCCCGAGACCCGCGCCGCCCATGAGAGGCTCGCGGACGTCGTGGTGGACGATCTGGAGAAGGAGCGGCCGAAGGATGTACGCGATATCCCTGGGTGA
- a CDS encoding GNAT family N-acetyltransferase: MYAISLGDDGAELRPLDPWHAEEFLTHLERGRDFINQYVPFGQSATDVDGARAVLQRYADMRAADTGSLHGIWLDGTLVGGVLFLNFDAENANCEVGCWLEPAGTGRGLVTRAMRILIDWAVDVRAVHRVEWIAASGNKPSLAVARRLGMVRDGVQRERYPHRGVRHDLEIWSVLAPEWRAARARSAHKDR; the protein is encoded by the coding sequence ATGTACGCGATATCCCTGGGTGACGACGGAGCCGAACTGCGGCCCCTGGACCCCTGGCACGCCGAGGAGTTCCTCACCCACCTGGAACGGGGACGGGACTTCATCAACCAGTACGTCCCCTTCGGCCAGAGCGCCACCGACGTCGACGGCGCCCGCGCCGTCCTCCAGCGGTACGCCGACATGCGCGCCGCCGACACCGGCTCCCTGCACGGCATCTGGCTCGACGGCACACTCGTCGGCGGGGTCCTCTTCCTCAACTTCGACGCGGAGAACGCCAACTGCGAGGTCGGCTGCTGGCTGGAGCCCGCCGGCACCGGGCGAGGGCTCGTCACCCGCGCCATGCGGATCCTCATCGACTGGGCCGTCGACGTCCGCGCCGTCCACCGGGTCGAGTGGATCGCGGCCTCCGGCAACAAGCCGAGCCTCGCTGTGGCACGACGGCTCGGCATGGTCAGGGACGGTGTGCAGCGCGAGAGATATCCCCACCGGGGTGTCCGGCACGACTTGGAGATATGGTCCGTCCTGGCGCCCGAATGGCGTGCGGCACGCGCCCGCAGCGCCCACAAGGATCGTTAA